A genomic region of Globicephala melas chromosome 9, mGloMel1.2, whole genome shotgun sequence contains the following coding sequences:
- the LOC115851802 gene encoding olfactory receptor 10AC1-like: MPCGFLPQGFAESPHLGPMLFLLLLAVHLATPSGNLLILVAVALVPSWPPMLLFLCQLSAIELCYMLAVVPRSLAHLASPGRGRGSPISFLGCTVQMQMFVALGGAECFLLAAMAYDRYVAICHPLRYAAVVAPGLCTRLALACCCLGGLAVSVGLTVAVFNLPFCGSHLLAPFFGDITALLHLACTQSYAEELRLLGACLVLLLRPSLLILAFHGAIAAALSHLHSPRGRRKAASTCASHLAVTFLHYGCSTFTYMQPKGSYSPRQDRTLALAYTNVTLLLYLLIYSLRNGKIMAATRWVLNPRAGSV; the protein is encoded by the coding sequence ATGCCCTGCGGCTTTCTCCCGCAGGGCTTCGCGGAGTCTCCCCACCTGGGGCCCATGctcttcctgctgctgctggccgTGCACCTGGCTACCCCGAGCGGGAACCTGCTCATCCTGGTGGCCGTGGCCTTAGTGCCCAGCTGGCCGCCCATGCTACTCTTCCTGTGCCAGCTGTCAGCCATCGAGCTCTGCTACATGCTGGCAGTGGTGCCCCGCTCCCTGGCCCACCTGGCCTCGCCAGGCCGCGGCCGAGGCAGTCCCATCTCCTTCCTGGGCTGCACTGTTCAGATGCAGATGTTTGTGGCTCTGGGCGGGGCCGAGTGCTTCCTGCTGGCCGCTATGGCCTATGACCGCTACGTGGCCATCTGCCACCCGCTGCGCTACGCGGCTGTGGTGGCACCTGGGCTGTGCACGCGGCTGGCCCTGGCCTGCTGCTGCCTCGGGGGACTGGCGGTGTCCGTGGGGCTCACGGTGGCCGTCTTCAACCTGCCTTTCTGCGGCTCCCACCTGCTAGCGCCTTTCTTCGGCGACATCACAGCGCTGCTGCACCTGGCCTGCACGCAGAGCTACGCGGAGGAGCTGCGTCTGCTGGGCGCCTGCCTGGTGTTGCTGCTGCGGCCCTCGCTGCTCATCCTGGCCTTCCATGGCGCCATCGCCGCCGCCCTGAGCCACCTGCACTCCCCACGCGGCAGGCGCAAGGCTGCCTCCACCTGTGCCTCGCACCTGGCCGTCACCTTCCTCCACTATGGCTGCTCCACCTTCACGTACATGCAGCCCAAGGGCAGCTACTCCCCTCGGCAGGATCGCACGCTGGCGCTGGCCTACACCAACGTCACACTGCTGCTCTACCTGCTCATCTACAGCCTGCGCAACGGCAAAATCATGGCCGCCACCCGCTGGGTGCTGAAccccagggcaggatctgtgtGA